In Ipomoea triloba cultivar NCNSP0323 chromosome 15, ASM357664v1, one genomic interval encodes:
- the LOC116007562 gene encoding splicing factor 3B subunit 1, protein MDDEIQKTQEERKKMEQQIASLSAVTFDTDLYSADRFEGYEKSIPVNDEEDAFENAENEIARKMASFTAPKQFFKEAPRGGDDDENLGFNKPSKIIDREDDYRRRRLNRVISPERNDPFLDKTPGPDVRTYADVMREEALKRQKEDLMKEIAKKKKEEEARAAEKEKEAEKQPAQKRRNRWDQSQDENSAKEKKAKTSSDWDLPDSTPGIGRWDATPTPGRVGDATPSVRRNRWDETPTPGRLADSDATPSAGGVTPGATPAGMTWDATPKNLGLATPTPKRQRSRWDETPATMGSATPMAGATPAAAYTPGVTPVGGSELATPTPGAINLRGPLTPEQYNLMRWEKDIEERNRPLTDEELDAMFPQEGYKILEPPASYVPIRTPARKLLATPTPIGTPLYNIPEENRGQQFDVPKEMPGGLPLMKPEDYQYFGALLNEENEEELSPEEQKERKIMKLLLKVKNGTPPQRKTALRQLTDKAREFGAGPLFNRILPLLMQPTLEDQERHLLVKVIDRVLYKLDELVRPYVHKILVVIEPLLIDEDYYARVEGREIISNLSKAAGLATMIAAMRPDIDNIDEYVRNTTARAFSVVASALGIPALLPFLKAVCQSKKSWQARHTGIKIVQQIAILIGCAVLPHLRSLVEIIEHGLNDENQKVRTITALSLAALAEAAAPYGIESFDSVLKPLWKGIRSHRGKVLAAFLKAIGFIIPLMDAIYASYYTKEVMVILIREFQSPDEEMKKIVLKVVKQCVSTEGVEAEYIRNDILPEFFRNFWVRRMALDRRNYKQLVETTVEIANKVGVADIVGRVVEDLKDESEPYRRMVMETIEKVVANLGASDIDARLEELLIDGILYAFQEQTSDDANVMLNGFGAVVNALGQRVKPYLPQICGTIKWRLNNKSAKVRQQAADLISRIAVVMKQCGEEQLMGHLGVVLYEYLGEEYPEVLGSILGALKAIVNVIGMTKMTPPIKDLLPRLTPILKNRHEKVQENCIDLVGRIADRGAEFVPAREWMRICFELLEMLKAHKKGIRRATVNTFGYIAKAIGPQDVLATLLNNLKVQERQNRVCTTVAIAIVAETCSPFTVLPALMNEYRVPELNVQNGVLKSLSFLFEYIGEMGKDYIYAVTPLLEDALMDRDLVHRQTAASAVKHMALGVAGLGCEDALVHLMNYVWPNIFETSPHVINAVMEAIEGMRVALGAAVILNYCLQGLFHPARKVREVYWKIYNSLYIGAQDALVAAYPILEDDSNNTYSRPELSMFV, encoded by the coding sequence ATGGATGATGAGATACAGAAGACACAGGAGGAGAGGAAGAAGATGGAGCAGCAGATTGCTTCTCTTTCTGCTGTGACTTTTGATACTGATCTATACAGCGCTGACCGGTTTGAGGGTTATGAAAAGTCTATACCCGTGAATGATGAGGAAGATGCTTTTGAGAATGCCGAGAATGAGATTGCTAGGAAGATGGCATCATTCACTGCCCCAAAACAATTCTTCAAGGAGGCTCCGAGGGGTGGAGATGATGATGAAAACCTGGGGTTTAATAAACCAAGTAAGATTATTGATAGGGAGGATGATTATCGGAGGAGGAGGTTGAACCGCGTTATTTCTCCTGAGAGGAATGACCCTTTTTTGGATAAGACCCCTGGTCCAGATGTGAGGACATATGCGGATGTGATGAGGGAGGAAGCTCTTAAGAGACAAAAGGAAGATTTGatgaaagaaattgcaaagaagaaaaaggaagaagaggCAAGGGCTGCAGAGAAAGAAAAGGAAGCTGAAAAGCAGCCTGCCCAGAAGAGGAGGAATAGGTGGGATCAGTCTCAAGATGAGAATAGTGCGAAAGAGAAGAAGGCCAAAACAAGTTCTGACTGGGATCTTCCAGACTCAACTCCTGGGATTGGAAGGTGGGATGCAACTCCCACGCCGGGGAGGGTTGGTGATGCTACCCCTTCAGTTAGGAGAAATAGGTGGGATGAAACCCCCACTCCTGGGCGGCTGGCTGATTCAGATGCTACCCCATCTGCCGGTGGTGTTACTCCTGGTGCAACCCCTGCTGGAATGACATGGGATGCTACACCAAAAAATTTGGGTCTTGCTACTCCTACACCCAAAAGGCAGAGATCAAGGTGGGATGAGACTCCAGCAACTATGGGAAGTGCAACACCAATGGCAGGTGCTACCCCAGCTGCAGCTTATACACCAGGTGTAACTCCTGTTGGTGGAAGTGAACTTGCTACTCCTACCCCTGGTGCCATTAATCTTCGTGGCCCACTTACACCAGAGCAATATAACCTAATGAGGTGGGAGAAGGACATTGAAGAAAGAAATCGCCCTTTGACTGATGAAGAGCTTGACGCAATGTTTCCTCAAGAAGGTTATAAGATATTGGAACCTCCAGCTTCCTATGTTCCTATCAGAACACCTGCTAGAAAGCTTCTTGCCACCCCAACGCCGATTGGGACTCCTCTTTATAACATTCCTGAGGAAAATAGGGGTCAACAGTTTGATGTACCGAAAGAAATGCCAGGTGGCTTGCCACTTATGAAACCTGAGGATTACCAATACTTTGGTGCCTTACTGAATGAGGAAAATGAAGAGGAGTTGTCTCCTGAAGAGCAGAAGGAACGTAAGATTATGAAACTTCTGCTCAAGGTTAAGAATGGGACACCCCCTCAGAGGAAAACAGCTTTGAGACAGCTGACTGATAAGGCCAGAGAGTTTGGTGCTGGTCCACTCTTCAATCGCATTCTGCCATTGCTCATGCAACCAACCTTGGAAGACCAAGAGAGGCACTTACTTGTGAAGGTTATTGATAGGGTACTTTACAAGTTGGATGAGTTGGTTCGTCCATATGTACACAAGATTCTTGTGGTGATTGAGCCTCTACTGATTGATGAAGATTACTATGCTCGTGTTGAAGGAAGGGAGATTATCTCTAACCTTAGCAAGGCAGCTGGTTTGGCAACTATGATTGCGGCCATGCGTCCAGATATTGATAACATTGATGAATATGTCAGGAATACCACTGCTAGAGCGTTTAGTGTTGTTGCCTCTGCACTTGGTATTCCCGCCTTGCTACCATTTCTGAAAGCAGTCTGTCAGAGTAAGAAATCTTGGCAGGCTCGTCACACCGGTATTAAGATTGTTCAACAGATTGCTATTCTAATTGGCTGTGCTGTTCTTCCACACTTGAGATCTTTGGTAGAAATTATAGAACATGGATTAAATGATGAGAACCAGAAGGTCCGAACCATTACAGCTCTTTCTCTGGCTGCACTTGCTGAGGCTGCTGCACCATATGGTATTGAGAGTTTTGATTCAGTTTTGAAGCCCTTGTGGAAGGGTATTAGATCGCATCGTGGAAAGGTTTTGGCTGCATTCTTGAAGGCGATTGGTTTTATCATTCCTCTTATGGATGCCATCTATGCCAGCTACTATACCAAGGAGGTTATGGTTATTCTGATTCGTGAATTTCAATCTCCTGATGAGGAGATGAAGAAAATTGTGCTGAAAGTGGTGAAACAATGTGTAAGTACAGAAGGTGTGGAGGCTGAATATATCAGAAATGACATTCTTCCAGAGTTCTTCCGTAATTTCTGGGTTAGGAGAATGGCTTTGGATCGCCGAAACTACAAGCAGCTTGTTGAAACAACTGTAGAAATTGCAAACAAGGTGGGTGTTGCAGATATAGTAGGGAGAGTCGTGGAAGACCTAAAAGATGAAAGTGAACCATATAGAAGAATGGTCATGGAGACAATTGAGAAGGTGGTTGCAAATCTTGGTGCATCTGATATTGATGCTCGTTTAGAAGAGCTTCTGATTGATGGCATTCTTTATGCTTTCCAAGAACAGACCAGTGATGATGCCAATGTAATGCTCAATGGATTTGGTGCTGTTGTGAATGCCCTTGGACAGAGGGTGAAGCCCTACCTCCCCCAGATCTGTGGTACAATAAAGTGGCGTCTGAACAATAAGAGTGCTAAAGTGAGACAGCAAGCTGCAGATTTGATTTCCAGGATTGCAGTGGTCATGAAACAGTGTGGAGAAGAACAGTTAATGGGCCATCTTGGTGTTGTGTTGTACGAGTACTTGGGAGAAGAATATCCCGAGGTTCTGGGGTCAATTCTGGGTGCTCTCAAGGCAATTGTGAATGTTATTGGTATGACTAAGATGACTCCTCCCATTAAGGATTTGCTTCCTCGGTTGACCCCTATTTTGAAGAATCGTCATGAGAAGGTCCAGGAGAACTGTATTGATCTGGTTGGACGTATTGCTGACCGTGGGGCTGAGTTTGTACCTGCAAGAGAATGGATGAGAATCTGTTTTGAACTTCTCGAGATGCTTAAAGCCCATAAGAAGGGTATTCGACGAGCAACAGTCAACACATTTGGCTATATTGCTAAAGCTATTGGGCCCCAGGATGTCCTTGCAACCTTGTTGAACAATCTCAAGGTGCAGGAACGTCAAAACCGTGTCTGCACAACAGTGGCAATTGCAATTGTTGCAGAAACCTGCTCTCCGTTCACTGTCCTCCCTGCATTGATGAATGAATATCGGGTCCCAGAGCTTAATGTTCAGAACGGTGTCCTGAAATCCCTCTCCTTTCTTTTCGAGTACATTGGCGAAATGGGGAAGGACTACATATACGCCGTAACTCCCTTGCTCGAAGATGCTCTAATGGACCGAGATCTGGTACACAGGCAAACTGCCGCCTCTGCTGTAAAGCACATGGCCCTAGGGGTCGCTGGCCTCGGATGCGAAGATGCACTGGTCCACCTTATGAACTACGTCTGGCCAAACATTTTCGAAACTTCCCCCCACGTCATCAACGCTGTCATGGAAGCCATCGAAGGTATGCGAGTCGCACTTGGGGCTGCTGTCATCCTCAATTACTGTCTCCAGGGACTGTTCCATCCTGCCCGCAAAGTCCGAGAAGTTTACTGGAAGATCTACAATTCACTATACATTGGCGCTCAGGATGCGCTCGTGGCCGCTTACCCCATCCTCGAGGACGACTCGAACAATACATACAGCAGGCCTGAATTATCGATGTTCGTATGA